A genome region from Ligilactobacillus cholophilus includes the following:
- the parC gene encoding DNA topoisomerase IV subunit A yields the protein MTTSNIQELSLEAVMGERFGRYSKYIIQERALPDIRDGLKPVQRRILFAMNEDGNTFDKAFRKSAKSVGNVMGNLHPHGDSSIYEALVRLSQDWKLREPLIEMNGNNGSMDGDPAAAMRYTEARLSEIASEMLKDINKDTVEMVLNFDDTQYEPTVLPARFPNLLVNGATGISAGYATEIPTHNLSETIQATIYLMDHPDATLDDLMQFVKGPDFPTRGIVQGIDGIKKAYKTGRGRVVLRSKTEIEHIKGGKQQIIVTEIPYEVNKSILVKKIDEIRIMKKVEGIAEVRDESDREGLRIVIELKRNAEAQGILNYLFKNTDLQIFYNFNMVAINNKRPEHVGLKQILSAYIEHQREVTSKRTKFDLDKALSRKHIVDGLIKALSILDDVIYEIRHSENKKDAKENLIKKFDFTEKQAEAIVSLQLYRLTNTDVTALESEAAELKKQIETFQNILNDPQKLDAVIKKELKQVESKYKTERRTKIQDEISELKIDTKVTVAQEDVMVLISRHGYVKRSSIRSFNASGETDNGLRDEDQIVFQGKVNTLNHIFMFTNKGNLIYRPVHEISEMRWKDTGEHLSQTVGLDADEIVLKVKILNSLDQVGKFIFATKEGLIKQTELSALKPGRMYKSRASQYIKLKTATDEVITVEFIEDNLTQVLAITHGGYGLRYNLSDIPTSGAKAAGVKNIDLRDDYLTAVKLVNEESVVGIITHRGAFKRMKVNEIPLTTRARRGVQILRELKRNPHRVASAVIISENDEIHIMTDHNEIITINPEDYPLSDRYSNGSFVLDVESQGNVQWVEVNKTVE from the coding sequence ATGACCACAAGTAATATTCAAGAACTTTCACTTGAAGCTGTAATGGGTGAAAGATTTGGTAGATACTCCAAATATATTATTCAAGAACGTGCTTTACCGGATATTCGAGATGGACTAAAACCGGTTCAACGTAGAATTCTATTTGCAATGAATGAGGACGGTAACACATTTGATAAAGCTTTTCGAAAATCAGCTAAATCAGTTGGGAATGTTATGGGTAATTTGCACCCTCATGGTGATTCTTCAATTTATGAAGCTTTAGTACGTTTAAGTCAAGATTGGAAATTACGTGAACCATTAATTGAAATGAATGGTAATAATGGATCAATGGATGGAGATCCTGCTGCTGCTATGCGTTATACTGAAGCAAGATTGTCAGAAATTGCATCCGAAATGTTAAAAGATATCAATAAAGATACTGTTGAAATGGTATTGAACTTTGATGATACACAATATGAACCTACTGTTTTGCCTGCGCGTTTTCCTAATTTGTTAGTTAATGGTGCAACCGGAATTTCAGCTGGGTATGCTACTGAAATTCCAACTCATAATTTATCAGAGACAATTCAGGCAACAATTTATTTAATGGATCATCCTGATGCAACTTTGGATGATTTAATGCAATTTGTAAAAGGTCCTGATTTTCCAACTCGAGGAATTGTACAGGGAATTGATGGAATCAAAAAAGCTTATAAAACAGGTCGTGGAAGAGTTGTTTTACGTTCTAAGACAGAAATAGAACATATTAAAGGTGGCAAACAACAAATTATTGTTACCGAAATTCCATATGAAGTAAACAAGTCAATTTTAGTTAAGAAGATTGATGAGATTCGTATTATGAAGAAAGTAGAGGGAATTGCGGAAGTTCGTGATGAAAGCGACCGTGAAGGACTTCGAATTGTAATCGAATTAAAACGTAATGCAGAAGCTCAAGGAATTTTAAATTACTTATTTAAAAATACCGATTTGCAAATTTTCTATAACTTTAACATGGTTGCAATTAATAATAAGCGTCCTGAACATGTTGGGTTAAAACAAATTCTATCAGCATATATTGAACATCAACGCGAAGTTACAAGTAAGAGAACTAAATTTGATTTAGATAAAGCATTAAGCAGAAAACACATTGTTGATGGGTTGATAAAGGCATTATCAATTTTAGATGATGTAATTTATGAAATCCGTCATTCTGAAAATAAAAAAGATGCCAAGGAAAATTTGATTAAAAAGTTTGATTTTACTGAAAAACAAGCCGAAGCAATTGTTTCTTTGCAACTCTACCGATTAACAAATACTGATGTAACTGCATTAGAGAGTGAAGCAGCAGAATTAAAGAAGCAAATTGAAACTTTCCAAAATATTTTAAATGATCCTCAAAAATTGGATGCAGTTATTAAAAAAGAACTAAAACAAGTTGAAAGTAAATATAAGACTGAACGAAGAACAAAGATTCAAGATGAAATTTCTGAATTAAAAATTGATACTAAAGTTACTGTTGCACAAGAAGATGTAATGGTATTAATTTCACGACATGGATATGTTAAAAGATCATCTATTCGTTCATTTAATGCATCCGGTGAAACAGATAATGGATTGCGTGATGAAGACCAAATTGTTTTCCAAGGTAAAGTAAATACTTTAAATCATATATTTATGTTTACCAATAAAGGAAATCTAATCTATCGTCCAGTTCATGAAATTTCAGAAATGCGTTGGAAAGATACTGGTGAACATTTATCACAAACAGTTGGTTTAGATGCGGACGAAATTGTTTTGAAAGTTAAAATCCTAAATTCATTAGATCAAGTTGGAAAATTTATTTTTGCAACTAAAGAGGGATTAATTAAACAGACAGAACTATCTGCATTAAAACCAGGACGTATGTATAAATCACGTGCAAGCCAATATATTAAACTAAAAACAGCAACTGACGAAGTTATAACAGTTGAATTTATTGAAGATAATTTAACACAAGTTTTAGCAATTACACATGGTGGTTATGGTCTTCGTTATAATTTATCAGATATTCCAACATCTGGTGCAAAAGCAGCAGGTGTAAAAAATATTGATTTACGAGATGATTATTTAACTGCAGTGAAATTAGTTAACGAAGAATCTGTTGTTGGAATTATCACTCATCGTGGTGCATTTAAACGGATGAAGGTAAATGAAATTCCGCTTACTACCAGAGCAAGACGTGGAGTACAAATTTTACGTGAACTTAAACGAAATCCGCATCGAGTTGCTTCAGCAGTAATTATTTCTGAAAATGATGAAATTCATATAATGACGGATCATAATGAGATTATTACAATTAATCCTGAAGATTACCCACTTAGTGATCGTTATTCTAATGGATCATTTGTTCTAGATGTTGAGAGTCAAGGAAATGTTCAATGGGTTGAAGTAAATAAAACAGTAGAATAA
- a CDS encoding LytR/AlgR family response regulator transcription factor — protein sequence MRYPIILCEDSPQQLDKLTETIQNYILFHENQFKLEYSSNNPHDIQNYIEENDIQKGIYFLDIDLSSDINGIDLAQWIRNYDVMAKIIFVTTHTEMAPLTLKRQVEALGFITKDEYEQMRDEIFQNLKLAYQRMEQTALEDESAKTLAFKIGSETLNFEVKDIILIESSDRAHRVKLITKNGEFEFFNNLNKLEEQTKFLKVSRSLLINLQNIQKVDYKLRVIYFVNNCQRPFSLSKVKVLKKALQDKNEI from the coding sequence ATGAGATATCCAATTATATTATGTGAGGATAGTCCTCAGCAATTAGATAAACTTACTGAAACGATTCAAAATTATATACTGTTTCATGAAAATCAATTTAAATTAGAATATAGTTCAAATAATCCACACGACATTCAAAATTATATTGAAGAAAATGATATTCAGAAGGGGATCTATTTTCTAGATATTGATTTAAGTTCTGATATTAATGGAATAGATTTAGCTCAATGGATTCGTAATTATGATGTAATGGCTAAAATTATTTTTGTTACAACTCATACTGAAATGGCACCATTGACTTTGAAACGTCAAGTTGAAGCTTTAGGTTTCATTACTAAAGATGAGTACGAACAAATGAGAGATGAAATTTTTCAAAATTTAAAATTAGCATATCAAAGAATGGAACAAACTGCATTAGAAGATGAAAGTGCAAAAACGCTTGCTTTTAAAATAGGTTCTGAAACATTAAATTTTGAAGTTAAGGATATTATCTTAATTGAATCATCGGATAGGGCACATCGAGTTAAATTAATTACAAAGAATGGAGAATTTGAGTTTTTTAATAATTTAAATAAGTTAGAAGAACAAACAAAATTTTTAAAAGTATCACGTTCGCTATTAATTAATCTTCAAAATATTCAAAAAGTTGATTATAAATTGAGAGTAATTTATTTTGTTAATAATTGTCAACGTCCTTTTTCTTTAAGCAAAGTGAAGGTTTTAAAGAAGGCACTTCAAGATAAAAATGAAATCTAA
- a CDS encoding MBL fold metallo-hydrolase: protein MSNVIKISLPQSNPHAPAVNVYLLPKQKFLIDAGPANTKSLILLKKVLSNYDLTLTNLNGIILTHHHTDHIGLLKMLPHSIPLFCDKAIKYYGSKQYLNDIRNNVNNMQLSNTIKKELIEHLSSRYCPYINNYKIYPISDIPFIVNSMCGHSSSDSVIHIQDMLFTGDLILKGIYFNNLLDINPKTKKIQKKQAFDFLESLSKIKKMNNINKICPGHGTTLEFQKGVQIINKNIKALKKHHAQLLTLPSTLSYSEIKAIMFPKALKVPDYFYLSELYSFIKQKH from the coding sequence ATGTCAAATGTAATTAAAATTTCATTACCTCAATCAAATCCTCATGCCCCTGCTGTGAATGTATATTTATTACCTAAGCAAAAATTTTTAATTGATGCCGGCCCAGCAAATACTAAAAGTCTAATTTTATTAAAAAAAGTTTTATCTAATTACGATCTAACTTTAACAAATTTAAACGGAATTATTTTAACACATCATCATACAGATCATATAGGTTTATTAAAGATGCTCCCTCACTCTATCCCTTTATTTTGTGATAAAGCAATTAAATATTATGGCTCTAAACAGTATCTAAATGATATTCGAAATAACGTCAATAATATGCAGTTATCTAATACGATAAAAAAAGAATTAATAGAACACCTCTCAAGTAGATACTGTCCTTATATTAATAACTATAAAATATATCCAATATCAGATATCCCATTTATTGTTAACTCGATGTGTGGACATTCCTCATCAGATTCTGTCATTCACATACAAGATATGTTATTTACTGGAGACTTGATTTTAAAAGGTATATATTTCAATAATTTACTTGATATAAATCCAAAAACAAAAAAAATACAAAAAAAACAAGCATTTGATTTTTTGGAAAGTTTATCTAAAATAAAAAAAATGAATAATATCAATAAAATCTGTCCTGGACATGGCACAACACTAGAATTTCAAAAAGGAGTTCAAATTATAAATAAAAATATAAAGGCGCTTAAGAAACACCATGCTCAATTACTAACTTTGCCATCCACTTTAAGTTATTCAGAAATAAAAGCAATAATGTTTCCTAAAGCATTAAAAGTTCCTGATTATTTCTATTTATCCGAATTATATAGTTTTATAAAGCAAAAACATTAA
- a CDS encoding sulfite exporter TauE/SafE family protein, whose protein sequence is MIYFLYGILILIGTITGVITSLVGASAVTLIVPALSMLFHVNVHTAIGTSLFVDVITSIVVSYNYYRKGHVELKSGLWIAVASVIGAQFGASIANATKGVTLSGLFGILLIFSGINELHRSKKQTTERKRIKFKHQWTEILSAILIGIAIGIISGIFGAGGGVMILLALIIILGYPMHMAVGTSTLIMAITALSSDIGYFRHGHIDFLFGILLSIGAVIGGILGSKYANKINDKVLSKVLDIFFIIIGIIMLIQAFV, encoded by the coding sequence ATGATTTATTTTCTATATGGAATATTAATTTTAATTGGTACTATTACCGGCGTAATCACTAGTTTGGTTGGTGCTAGTGCAGTTACTTTAATCGTTCCTGCACTTTCAATGTTATTCCATGTTAATGTTCATACTGCGATTGGAACGAGTTTGTTTGTAGATGTAATTACTTCAATTGTTGTCTCATATAATTACTACCGAAAAGGCCATGTTGAATTAAAATCAGGACTTTGGATAGCAGTAGCTTCGGTTATAGGTGCACAATTTGGTGCTAGTATTGCAAATGCTACAAAAGGAGTAACATTATCTGGACTATTCGGAATCCTGTTAATTTTTTCTGGAATCAATGAACTCCATCGTTCTAAAAAACAAACCACCGAACGAAAAAGAATTAAGTTCAAACATCAATGGACTGAGATTCTCAGTGCAATATTGATTGGAATTGCAATTGGAATTATTAGTGGTATTTTTGGTGCAGGTGGTGGTGTAATGATCTTACTTGCACTTATCATTATTCTCGGTTACCCTATGCATATGGCGGTAGGAACTTCTACTTTAATTATGGCGATAACAGCATTATCATCAGATATCGGATATTTCCGTCATGGACATATTGATTTTCTTTTTGGTATTCTATTATCTATTGGTGCTGTAATTGGTGGAATTCTTGGATCAAAATATGCCAATAAAATTAATGATAAGGTCTTATCAAAAGTATTAGATATCTTCTTTATTATTATTGGTATTATTATGTTAATCCAAGCATTTGTATAA